One part of the Eucalyptus grandis isolate ANBG69807.140 chromosome 10, ASM1654582v1, whole genome shotgun sequence genome encodes these proteins:
- the LOC104421759 gene encoding protein RNA-directed DNA methylation 3 isoform X1: MARKKGKEVAGKGSSGKRKVDDDRRDDDKTGGGRKRRNRGVLQFFEDAADETGGGDDSSDDSIFDDEGFMEEVDAVQNLKNDAFKAHNLPVFPKEEQFEEEFDKIMEARYRDGSALVRFADEYDAKDSVEVGSGMPSVKDPVVWKVKCTVGRERNSAFCLMQKYVDLMSLGNKIQIISAFAIDHVKGYIYIEADRQSDVIESCRGLCSIYTSRIAPVPRNEVSHLLSLRSNRSEVSVDTWARVKNGKYKGDLAKIVAVNNERRRATVKLIPRIDLQAMAEKFGGGASIKRTAVPAPKLISSSELEEFRPMMQFRRDRDTGKHFEVLDGLMFKDGYLYKRMSLEALSFWSVMPTEEELLKFQPSENNESGDLEWLSQIYGEKKKKRTIECDKGGEKGDGSSSSNSAKKYELYELVSLGGKDFGLIVGFDKDDSYKILQEGSEGSKVLNVGVHDIKNGPFEGKFTAFDQHKKPISVNDSVRVLEGPSKDKEGIVKQIYRGIVFLHNENEEENGGYTCCKAQCCEKMKAPVHACSEKGAESGFFGFDDSPSSPKSPLSPKKSWQARENNDFTRGDKDGPFSVGQTLRIRVGPLKGYLCRVIAVRRSDITVKLDSQQKVLTVKSEHLAELRGRSTAILNGVDPDSSTSKPFDLSGNEGCSTDWIGGAGPSAGGSGWNVGGSSDTGSSWPSFSASGFSVPTEHDSADPSSSAGFDSKKDVEDNGWEKKVAPEQHSTWGKAASTDKEASHDDQISGWGKGDDMWNKASTKGSFGGSSSGSWGKGSQQTGVAAESSKNDAGNWGNATLGAGNEKDGNVTNKSAQKDSDESFGRGEDNAFGGDKGGWNKPKTSSTDGGSSWNNWNNQDASSSLGKAEDPSKDSHSWGGVNLKTKSHLDSSSEAAAFEEKNKDLSDKWGKQAGGSWKRTDGSSWNAADEGSSLKRDEGVSSWKKQDGVSSWSKLDDGNEKDGSSTWGKRADRHWDKTSKADGVSSWSKQADAHKEDGGSWGKGDGSSSWGKQTGGSSWDKQGNEDRSHRWSTSQTVGGDQGCRDWGKEKKDDSNKQDSWERRKTFDGGRGSGGRRGRGGQQGGGRFGRGRSYGQDSSSGWKNEGDGAASWVKEKSSGSGWGSSEGSWGNRKVDSSSGGNGGYESRNQRGSWNKPKSFGADGGSWNKQDGGSWSKQDEGSSWSKPVRGSWNDAGGNSGNQELKADFASSWGNKEGSKSDWAKSKDSWEKEKGDSGPGGWSTGKSGGNNQTDSWNKPKISSEWSSWNKQGENASWNEHAGDTSRAGDDKWDDMIGNLNKSSSSAAPWGKNKFTSNAESSRKKSEESCDTGNADSGADALNEGGSTGQEMDQWSKPKASDAIGGSWNKSGGSWNKQDKDSSYGKQDGGSFLSGLESGKNVDGWKKTDCSVGGEGSGGRNKGWSGNKYNSDGGSWNKNGGSLGKESGESAWGKQGGGSSWAGQGSGNNGDGSKKTENSGGGEGYSNWKKGWSGNKDDPGRGSWNKESGDSSWGKQGDRSSWAGQGSGNNGDGWKKTESSRGEGSGGWNKSWSGNRDDAEGGSWNKNGGSSNKESGDSSWGKQGGGSSWAGQGSGTSGDGWKKTVSSDGGEGSGGWKKGGSGNMDDADGSSWEKPRPSDGGQGWSGGRSGWGGGRGGN, from the exons ATGGCGAGGAAGAAGGGCAAGGAAGTCGCCGGGAAAGGATCGTCCGGCAAGCGGAAGGTCGACGACGACCGCCGCGACGACGACAAGACCGGCGGCGGCCGCAAGCGGAGGAACCGCGGCGTCCTCCAGTTCTTCGAGGACGCCGCCGACGagaccggcggcggcgacgactcCAGCGACGACAGCATCTTCGACGATGAAG GTTTCATGGAAGAAGTTGATGCTGTGCAAAATCTCAAGAATGATGCATTTAAAGCACATAACCTTCCGGTTTTCCCCAAAGAAGAGCAGTTCGAGGaggaatttgataaaattatggAAGCACGTTACAGAGATGGCTCAGCGCTTGTAAGATTTGCTGATGAATATGATGCGAAGGACTCGGTTGAAGTAGGTTCTGGTATGCCTTCTGTTAAGGATCCAGTGGTCTGGAAAGTTAAATGCACG GTTGGTCGAGAGAGAAATTCAGCCTTTTGTCTTATGCAGAAGTATGTTGACTTAATGTCACTGGGTAACAAGATTCAGATTATATCTGCATTTGCTATTGACCATGTTAAAGGTTACATTTACATTGAAGCAGACCGTCAGTCTGATGTAATTGAG TCATGTAGGGGCCTCTGTAGTATCTATACTAGTCGAATAGCACCAGTTCCGAGAAACGAAGTTTCCCATTTGCTTTCTTTGAGAAGCAATCGCAGTGAAGTCTCTGTGGACACATGGGCCCGTGTGAAGAATGGTAAATACAAGGGGGACCTTGCAAAG ATTGTTGCGGTAAATAATGAGCGAAGAAGGGCAACAGTGAAGTTGATCCCCAGAATCGACTTACAGGCGATGGCTGAGAAATTT GGTGGGGGTGCTTCTATTAAGAGAACAGCTGTACCAGCGCCCAAATTAATCAGCTCAAGTGAACTCGA GGAGTTCCGTCCTATGATGCAGTTTCGGCGCGATCGTGATACTGGCAAACATTTTGAGGTTCTTGATGGATTGATGTTCAAGGATGGATATTTATACAAAAGAATGTCATTAGAAGCATTAAGCTTTTGGAGTGTCATGCCTACAGAAGaggaattattgaagtttcagCCTTCTGAGAATAATGAATCTGGAGATTTGGAATGGCTTTCACAGATTTAtggtgagaaaaagaaaaagcgaacAATAGAGTGTGATAAAGGTGGTGAAAAAGGAGATGGCTCATCCAGCTCCAATTCTGCAAAAAAATACGAACTATATGAACTTGTCAGTCTTGG GGGAAAAGACTTTGGTCTTATTGTTGGATTTGACAAAGATGATAGTTACAAG ATCCTTCAAGAGGGCTCAGAGGGAAGTAAAGTGTTGAATGTGGGTGTTCATGATATAAAGAATGGACCCTTTGAGGGAAAGTTTACAGCATTTGATCAGCACAAGAAACCCATTTCAGTTAATGACTCAGTTCGGGTGCTGGAAGGTCCATCAAAG GATAAGGAAGGGATTGTCAAGCAAATCTACAGAGGGATTGTCTTTCTACACAATGAGAATGAGGAGGAAAATGGGGGTTATACCTGTTGCAAAGCTCAATGTTGCGAGAAAATGAAAGCTCCAGTTCATGCATGCTCTGAAAAG GGTGCTGAATCAGGTTTTTTTGGATTTGATGATTCACCATCTTCTCCCAAATCCCCTTTGTCACCTAAGAAGTCATGGCAAGCGAGGGAAAACAATGACT TTACTCGAGGTGATAAAGATGGACCATTCTCGGTCGGGCAAACATTGAGAATCAGGGTTGGCCCTTTGAAGGGATATCTTTGCCGTGTCATAGCTGTAAGGCGTTCTGACATCACAGTGAAGCTTGACTCTCAACAAAAAGTTCTTACAG TTAAATCGGAGCATCTTGCTGAACTTCGTGGAAGGAGCACTGCTATATTGAATGG GGTGGATCCTGACTCCAGTACCTCAAAACCATTTGATCTTTCTGGAAATGAGGGATGTTCTACAG ATTGGATAGGTGGAGCTGGACCTTCAGCAGGTGGCAGTGGCTGGAACGTTGGAGGGTCATCTGATACGGG GAGTTCCTGGCCTAGTTTTTCTGCCTCAGGATTTTCG GTTCCAACTGAACATGATTCTGCAGATCCATCTAGCTCTGCAGGTTTTGATTCCAAAAAGG ATGTAGAGGACAACGGATGGGAGAAAAAAGTGGCTCCAGAACAGCACTCCACTTGGGGTAAAGCTGCATCCACTGATAAAGAGGCCTCTCATGATGATCAAATAAGTGGGTGGGGAAAAGGTGATGACATGTGGAACAAAGCTAGCACAAAAGGTAGTTTTGGTGGCAGTTCTTCAGGCAGCTGGGGTAAAGGATCGCAACAAACTGGAGTTGCTGCAGAATCTTCTAAAAATGATGCAGGCAATTGGGGCAATGCAACACTTGGAGCTGGGAATGAAAAGGATGGGAATGTCACTAACAAAAGTGCACAGAAGGATTCGGATGAATCTTTTGGTAGAGGGGAGGATAATGCCTTTGGTGGGGATAAAGGTGGTTGGAACAAACCAAAGACTTCTAGCACTGATGGCGGTTCTTCTTGGAATAATTGGAATAATCAAGATGCTAGTTCATCATTGGGAAAAGCGGAAGACCCTTCAAAGGATTCTCATAGTTGGGGTGGTGTGAACCTCAAGACGAAAAGTCATCTTGATTCCTCTAGTGAGGCTGCAGCTtttgaagaaaagaacaaggatTTAAGTGATAAATGGGGTAAACAAGCTGGAGGTTCTTGGAAGAGAACAGATGGAAGTTCTTGGAATGCAGCTGATGAGGGCTCATCATTAAAGAGAGATGAAGGGGTTTCTTCGTGGAAGAAACAAGATGGAGTTTCTTCATGGAGTAAATTAGATGATGGTAATGAGAAAGATGGCTCTTCTACATGGGGCAAACGAGCTGACCGTCATTGGGATAAAACAAGTAAAGCAGATGGGGTTTCATCATGGAGTAAGCAAGCTGACGCACATAAAGAAGATGGCGGTTCCTGGGGGAAAGGAGATGGAAGTTCTTCTTGGGGTAAGCAAACTGGAGGATCTTCATGGGACAAACAAGGAAATGAGGACCGAAGTCACAGATGGAGTACATCTCAAACTGTTGGTGGAGATCAAGGGTGCAGAGATtgggggaaggaaaagaaagatgattCAAATAAGCAAGACTCATGGGAGAGGCGGAAAACATTTGATGGGGGTCGTGGATCAGGtgggagaagaggaagaggtgGTCAACAAGGTGGTGGTCGTtttggaagaggaagatcatACGGTCAGGATTCGTCATCTGGATGGAAAAATGAAG GTGATGGTGCTGCATCTTGGgttaaagaaaaaagttcagGCAGTGGATGGGGAAGCTCAGAGGGATCCTGGGGCAACAGAAAGGTGGATTCTTCTTCTGGGGGTAATGGTGGATATGAGAGCCGCAATCAAAGAGGCAGTTGGAACAAACCCAAATCTTTTGGCGCTGATGGAGGATCTTGGAATAAACAAGATGGAGGATCTTGGAGTAAACAAGATGAAGGATCATCCTGGAGTAAACCGGTTAGAGGATCTTGGAATGATGCTGGAGGTAACTCTGGCAATCAGGAACTGAAAGCTGATTTTGCATCTTCCTGGGGGAACAAAGAAGGTTCGAAGAGTGACTGGGCTAAATCCAAGGACTCCTGGGAGAAAGAGAAGGGGGATTCAGGACCTGGTGGATGGAGCACAGGTAAATCTGGTGGCAACAATCAAACTGATAGCTGGAACAAGCCAAAGATTTCTTCTGAATGGTCTTCATGGAACAAACAAGGTGAAAATGCTTCATGGAATGAACACGCAGGAGACACTTCAAGAGCTGGGGATGACAAGTGGGATGATATGATTGGAAACCTTAATAAGTCTTCTTCCAGTGCTGCACCATGGGGAAAGAACAAATTCACAAGCAACGCTGAGAGCAGCAGGAAAAAATCCGAGGAATCTTGCGACACTGGAAATGCAGATTCTGGTGCGGATGCATTGAATGAAGGTGGATCTACTGGCCAGGAGATGGACCAGTGGAGCAAGCCAAAGGCTTCCGATGCCATTGGAGGGTCATGGAACAAAAGCGGAGGCTCTTGGAATAAACAAGATAAAGATTCTTCCTATGGTAAACAAGATGGAGGCTCTTTTTTGAGTGGTTTGGAAAGTGGGAAAAATGTTGATGGTTGGAAGAAAACTGACTGTTCTGTTGGGGGAGAAGGGTCTGGTGGTCGGAACAAGGGATGGTCTGGAAACAAATATAATTCTGATGGTGGGTCATGGAATAAAAATGGAGGCTCTCTTGGTAAAGAAAGTGGAGAATCTGCATGGGGCAAACaaggtggtgggtcctcctggGCTGGGCAGGGAAGTGGAAACAATGGTGATGGTTCGAAGAAAACTGAGAATTCTGGTGGAGGAGAAGGGTACAGTAATTGGAAGAAGGGATGGTCGGGAAACAAAGATGACCCTGGCAGAGGGTCATGGAATAAAGAGAGTGGAGATTCTTCATGGGGCAAACAAGGTGATCGGTCCTCCTGGGCTGGGCAGGGAAGTGGAAACAATGGTGATGGTTGGAAGAAAACTGAGAGTTCCAGAGGAGAAGGATCTGGTGGTTGGAATAAGAGTTGGTCTGGAAACAGAGATGACGCTGAGGGTGGGTCTTGGAACAAAAATGGAGGATcttcaaataaagaaagtgGAGATTCTTCATGGGGCAAACAAGGTGGTGGGTCTTCCTGGGCTGGGCAGGGAAGTGGAACCAGTGGTGATGGTTGGAAGAAAACTGTGAGTTCTGATGGAGGAGAGGGTTCCGGTGGTTGGAAGAAAGGAGGGTCAGGGAATATGGATGATGCAGATGGGAGCAGTTGGGAGAAGCCGAGACCATCTGATGGGGGCCAAGGATGGTCAGGTGGGAGAAGTGGGTGGGGTGGTGGCCGAGGTGGTAATTGA
- the LOC104421759 gene encoding protein RNA-directed DNA methylation 3 isoform X2, translating into MARKKGKEVAGKGSSGKRKVDDDRRDDDKTGGGRKRRNRGVLQFFEDAADETGGGDDSSDDSIFDDEGFMEEVDAVQNLKNDAFKAHNLPVFPKEEQFEEEFDKIMEARYRDGSALVRFADEYDAKDSVEVGSGMPSVKDPVVWKVKCTVGRERNSAFCLMQKYVDLMSLGNKIQIISAFAIDHVKGYIYIEADRQSDVIESCRGLCSIYTSRIAPVPRNEVSHLLSLRSNRSEVSVDTWARVKNGKYKGDLAKIVAVNNERRRATVKLIPRIDLQAMAEKFGGGASIKRTAVPAPKLISSSELEEFRPMMQFRRDRDTGKHFEVLDGLMFKDGYLYKRMSLEALSFWSVMPTEEELLKFQPSENNESGDLEWLSQIYGEKKKKRTIECDKGGEKGDGSSSSNSAKKYELYELVSLGGKDFGLIVGFDKDDSYKILQEGSEGSKVLNVGVHDIKNGPFEGKFTAFDQHKKPISVNDSVRVLEGPSKDKEGIVKQIYRGIVFLHNENEEENGGYTCCKAQCCEKMKAPVHACSEKGAESGFFGFDDSPSSPKSPLSPKKSWQARENNDFTRGDKDGPFSVGQTLRIRVGPLKGYLCRVIAVRRSDITVKLDSQQKVLTVKSEHLAELRGRSTAILNGVDPDSSTSKPFDLSGNEGCSTDWIGGAGPSAGGSGWNVGGSSDTGSSWPSFSASGFSVPTEHDSADPSSSAGFDSKKDVEDNGWEKKVAPEQHSTWGKAASTDKEASHDDQISGWGKGDDMWNKASTKGSFGGSSSGSWGKGSQQTGVAAESSKNDAGNWGNATLGAGNEKDGNVTNKSAQKDSDESFGRGEDNAFGGDKGGWNKPKTSSTDGGSSWNNWNNQDASSSLGKAEDPSKDSHSWGGVNLKTKSHLDSSSEAAAFEEKNKDLSDKWGKQAGGSWKRTDGSSWNAADEGSSLKRDEGVSSWKKQDGVSSWSKLDDGNEKDGSSTWGKRADRHWDKTSKADGVSSWSKQADAHKEDGGSWGKGDGSSSWGKQTGGSSWDKQGNEDRSHRWSTSQTVGGDQGCRDWGKEKKDDSNKQDSWERRKTFDGGRGSGGRRGRGGQQGGGRFGRGRSYGQDSSSGWKNEGDGAASWVKEKSSGSGWGSSEGSWGNRKVDSSSGGNGGYESRNQRGSWNKPKSFGADGGSWNKQDGGSWSKQDEGSSWSKPVRGSWNDAGGNSGNQELKADFASSWGNKEGSKSDWAKSKDSWEKEKGDSGPGGWSTGKSGGNNQTDSWNKPKISSEWSSWNKQGENASWNEHAGDTSRAGDDKWDDMIGNLNKSSSSAAPWGKNKFTSNAESSRKKSEESCDTGNADSGADALNEGGSTGQEMDQWSKPKASDAIGGSWNKSGGSWNKQDKDSSYGKQDGGSFLSGLESGKNVDGWKKTDCSVGGEGSGGRNKGWSGNKYNSDGGSWNKNGGSWNKESGDSSWGKQGDRSSWAGQGSGNNGDGWKKTESSRGEGSGGWNKSWSGNRDDAEGGSWNKNGGSSNKESGDSSWGKQGGGSSWAGQGSGTSGDGWKKTVSSDGGEGSGGWKKGGSGNMDDADGSSWEKPRPSDGGQGWSGGRSGWGGGRGGN; encoded by the exons ATGGCGAGGAAGAAGGGCAAGGAAGTCGCCGGGAAAGGATCGTCCGGCAAGCGGAAGGTCGACGACGACCGCCGCGACGACGACAAGACCGGCGGCGGCCGCAAGCGGAGGAACCGCGGCGTCCTCCAGTTCTTCGAGGACGCCGCCGACGagaccggcggcggcgacgactcCAGCGACGACAGCATCTTCGACGATGAAG GTTTCATGGAAGAAGTTGATGCTGTGCAAAATCTCAAGAATGATGCATTTAAAGCACATAACCTTCCGGTTTTCCCCAAAGAAGAGCAGTTCGAGGaggaatttgataaaattatggAAGCACGTTACAGAGATGGCTCAGCGCTTGTAAGATTTGCTGATGAATATGATGCGAAGGACTCGGTTGAAGTAGGTTCTGGTATGCCTTCTGTTAAGGATCCAGTGGTCTGGAAAGTTAAATGCACG GTTGGTCGAGAGAGAAATTCAGCCTTTTGTCTTATGCAGAAGTATGTTGACTTAATGTCACTGGGTAACAAGATTCAGATTATATCTGCATTTGCTATTGACCATGTTAAAGGTTACATTTACATTGAAGCAGACCGTCAGTCTGATGTAATTGAG TCATGTAGGGGCCTCTGTAGTATCTATACTAGTCGAATAGCACCAGTTCCGAGAAACGAAGTTTCCCATTTGCTTTCTTTGAGAAGCAATCGCAGTGAAGTCTCTGTGGACACATGGGCCCGTGTGAAGAATGGTAAATACAAGGGGGACCTTGCAAAG ATTGTTGCGGTAAATAATGAGCGAAGAAGGGCAACAGTGAAGTTGATCCCCAGAATCGACTTACAGGCGATGGCTGAGAAATTT GGTGGGGGTGCTTCTATTAAGAGAACAGCTGTACCAGCGCCCAAATTAATCAGCTCAAGTGAACTCGA GGAGTTCCGTCCTATGATGCAGTTTCGGCGCGATCGTGATACTGGCAAACATTTTGAGGTTCTTGATGGATTGATGTTCAAGGATGGATATTTATACAAAAGAATGTCATTAGAAGCATTAAGCTTTTGGAGTGTCATGCCTACAGAAGaggaattattgaagtttcagCCTTCTGAGAATAATGAATCTGGAGATTTGGAATGGCTTTCACAGATTTAtggtgagaaaaagaaaaagcgaacAATAGAGTGTGATAAAGGTGGTGAAAAAGGAGATGGCTCATCCAGCTCCAATTCTGCAAAAAAATACGAACTATATGAACTTGTCAGTCTTGG GGGAAAAGACTTTGGTCTTATTGTTGGATTTGACAAAGATGATAGTTACAAG ATCCTTCAAGAGGGCTCAGAGGGAAGTAAAGTGTTGAATGTGGGTGTTCATGATATAAAGAATGGACCCTTTGAGGGAAAGTTTACAGCATTTGATCAGCACAAGAAACCCATTTCAGTTAATGACTCAGTTCGGGTGCTGGAAGGTCCATCAAAG GATAAGGAAGGGATTGTCAAGCAAATCTACAGAGGGATTGTCTTTCTACACAATGAGAATGAGGAGGAAAATGGGGGTTATACCTGTTGCAAAGCTCAATGTTGCGAGAAAATGAAAGCTCCAGTTCATGCATGCTCTGAAAAG GGTGCTGAATCAGGTTTTTTTGGATTTGATGATTCACCATCTTCTCCCAAATCCCCTTTGTCACCTAAGAAGTCATGGCAAGCGAGGGAAAACAATGACT TTACTCGAGGTGATAAAGATGGACCATTCTCGGTCGGGCAAACATTGAGAATCAGGGTTGGCCCTTTGAAGGGATATCTTTGCCGTGTCATAGCTGTAAGGCGTTCTGACATCACAGTGAAGCTTGACTCTCAACAAAAAGTTCTTACAG TTAAATCGGAGCATCTTGCTGAACTTCGTGGAAGGAGCACTGCTATATTGAATGG GGTGGATCCTGACTCCAGTACCTCAAAACCATTTGATCTTTCTGGAAATGAGGGATGTTCTACAG ATTGGATAGGTGGAGCTGGACCTTCAGCAGGTGGCAGTGGCTGGAACGTTGGAGGGTCATCTGATACGGG GAGTTCCTGGCCTAGTTTTTCTGCCTCAGGATTTTCG GTTCCAACTGAACATGATTCTGCAGATCCATCTAGCTCTGCAGGTTTTGATTCCAAAAAGG ATGTAGAGGACAACGGATGGGAGAAAAAAGTGGCTCCAGAACAGCACTCCACTTGGGGTAAAGCTGCATCCACTGATAAAGAGGCCTCTCATGATGATCAAATAAGTGGGTGGGGAAAAGGTGATGACATGTGGAACAAAGCTAGCACAAAAGGTAGTTTTGGTGGCAGTTCTTCAGGCAGCTGGGGTAAAGGATCGCAACAAACTGGAGTTGCTGCAGAATCTTCTAAAAATGATGCAGGCAATTGGGGCAATGCAACACTTGGAGCTGGGAATGAAAAGGATGGGAATGTCACTAACAAAAGTGCACAGAAGGATTCGGATGAATCTTTTGGTAGAGGGGAGGATAATGCCTTTGGTGGGGATAAAGGTGGTTGGAACAAACCAAAGACTTCTAGCACTGATGGCGGTTCTTCTTGGAATAATTGGAATAATCAAGATGCTAGTTCATCATTGGGAAAAGCGGAAGACCCTTCAAAGGATTCTCATAGTTGGGGTGGTGTGAACCTCAAGACGAAAAGTCATCTTGATTCCTCTAGTGAGGCTGCAGCTtttgaagaaaagaacaaggatTTAAGTGATAAATGGGGTAAACAAGCTGGAGGTTCTTGGAAGAGAACAGATGGAAGTTCTTGGAATGCAGCTGATGAGGGCTCATCATTAAAGAGAGATGAAGGGGTTTCTTCGTGGAAGAAACAAGATGGAGTTTCTTCATGGAGTAAATTAGATGATGGTAATGAGAAAGATGGCTCTTCTACATGGGGCAAACGAGCTGACCGTCATTGGGATAAAACAAGTAAAGCAGATGGGGTTTCATCATGGAGTAAGCAAGCTGACGCACATAAAGAAGATGGCGGTTCCTGGGGGAAAGGAGATGGAAGTTCTTCTTGGGGTAAGCAAACTGGAGGATCTTCATGGGACAAACAAGGAAATGAGGACCGAAGTCACAGATGGAGTACATCTCAAACTGTTGGTGGAGATCAAGGGTGCAGAGATtgggggaaggaaaagaaagatgattCAAATAAGCAAGACTCATGGGAGAGGCGGAAAACATTTGATGGGGGTCGTGGATCAGGtgggagaagaggaagaggtgGTCAACAAGGTGGTGGTCGTtttggaagaggaagatcatACGGTCAGGATTCGTCATCTGGATGGAAAAATGAAG GTGATGGTGCTGCATCTTGGgttaaagaaaaaagttcagGCAGTGGATGGGGAAGCTCAGAGGGATCCTGGGGCAACAGAAAGGTGGATTCTTCTTCTGGGGGTAATGGTGGATATGAGAGCCGCAATCAAAGAGGCAGTTGGAACAAACCCAAATCTTTTGGCGCTGATGGAGGATCTTGGAATAAACAAGATGGAGGATCTTGGAGTAAACAAGATGAAGGATCATCCTGGAGTAAACCGGTTAGAGGATCTTGGAATGATGCTGGAGGTAACTCTGGCAATCAGGAACTGAAAGCTGATTTTGCATCTTCCTGGGGGAACAAAGAAGGTTCGAAGAGTGACTGGGCTAAATCCAAGGACTCCTGGGAGAAAGAGAAGGGGGATTCAGGACCTGGTGGATGGAGCACAGGTAAATCTGGTGGCAACAATCAAACTGATAGCTGGAACAAGCCAAAGATTTCTTCTGAATGGTCTTCATGGAACAAACAAGGTGAAAATGCTTCATGGAATGAACACGCAGGAGACACTTCAAGAGCTGGGGATGACAAGTGGGATGATATGATTGGAAACCTTAATAAGTCTTCTTCCAGTGCTGCACCATGGGGAAAGAACAAATTCACAAGCAACGCTGAGAGCAGCAGGAAAAAATCCGAGGAATCTTGCGACACTGGAAATGCAGATTCTGGTGCGGATGCATTGAATGAAGGTGGATCTACTGGCCAGGAGATGGACCAGTGGAGCAAGCCAAAGGCTTCCGATGCCATTGGAGGGTCATGGAACAAAAGCGGAGGCTCTTGGAATAAACAAGATAAAGATTCTTCCTATGGTAAACAAGATGGAGGCTCTTTTTTGAGTGGTTTGGAAAGTGGGAAAAATGTTGATGGTTGGAAGAAAACTGACTGTTCTGTTGGGGGAGAAGGGTCTGGTGGTCGGAACAAGGGATGGTCTGGAAACAAATATAATTCTGATGGTGGGTCATGGAATAAAAATGGAGGCTCT TGGAATAAAGAGAGTGGAGATTCTTCATGGGGCAAACAAGGTGATCGGTCCTCCTGGGCTGGGCAGGGAAGTGGAAACAATGGTGATGGTTGGAAGAAAACTGAGAGTTCCAGAGGAGAAGGATCTGGTGGTTGGAATAAGAGTTGGTCTGGAAACAGAGATGACGCTGAGGGTGGGTCTTGGAACAAAAATGGAGGATcttcaaataaagaaagtgGAGATTCTTCATGGGGCAAACAAGGTGGTGGGTCTTCCTGGGCTGGGCAGGGAAGTGGAACCAGTGGTGATGGTTGGAAGAAAACTGTGAGTTCTGATGGAGGAGAGGGTTCCGGTGGTTGGAAGAAAGGAGGGTCAGGGAATATGGATGATGCAGATGGGAGCAGTTGGGAGAAGCCGAGACCATCTGATGGGGGCCAAGGATGGTCAGGTGGGAGAAGTGGGTGGGGTGGTGGCCGAGGTGGTAATTGA